Part of the Melopsittacus undulatus isolate bMelUnd1 chromosome Z, bMelUnd1.mat.Z, whole genome shotgun sequence genome is shown below.
ttccttctccaaagggtgctgaggcattcCAGctggctgcccagggcagtggagtctccatccctggaagtgtttacaAACTGCGTAGAtaaggcccttagtgacatggcttagtggtgaCATTGGCAGTGTTGAGGACAAtttgacttgatgatcttaaaggtcttttccaacttgtttggttttgttattctGTGAAGTTCTGGTTCTTGCGTGGGCTGCTGCCATAATGGGGGTGAGTGTGATGGGGTGTGGTGGAACAGGGAAGCCCTTGGCAGGGGTGGGAGAACCCTTCCCTTGCCCTGCAGAGTGCCCTGTGCTGGTGAGCCATGCTCCCTGCACTTCTGCAGAGACCCATAAGGTGTCCTTGGACCCCGGAGAAGTGGGTGCAGGTTCTGCAGGGTCACTGTGGTTTCTGTGAAGCATGTCACGATCACCCTCTTGGCATTGTGAGCTGTTTCTTTGAACAGAAAGGAATCTGAAAAATTGCAATATGGGATGTTTGTGATTAAGGATATCAAGACAGATGTGTGAGTAAATTTCCATCAGAGCTGAGTATGTGCTTATTTGACGAAAATTTGATGTATACATGGTATTCTTAGGCAAAGGTTGAGGCACTGAAGTTGCATGTGCTCATGATTTATCTTAATAAcctagagggaaaaaaatgtttgaaaatgaaaagctgttaCTTAACAACTAGTCATGTCCATTTGGTCGCAAAATCTGCTGTGCTATGTTTATGCAGTGAACACAGTGGATTCTTTtatcattttttgttgttgttcttgttAAGTTACACTATAAGGAAATTTATATGTTTTCACTGAAGGGAGAGCCAAGGTTAAAGTCAGAAGTTGCTTTGTTCTGTTATTGTTAAGTTTTACAGCTGCCTACATGCATGATTCAATGAATAAATAGCTTTTCagccatttatttttcagccagTTATGAGTCATTCCGATTACTGAGGGGAAACACACTATAGTATAGtagaaacacaaatattttgaaatgcatcTAGGTGGTTGAGACACTTGTGGTAGTGCTGGCTCTTTTTTATAGTCAGTGAATCACAATCACTTGGCAGTACTAGACCTTTAGGTAGATCATTGAAAATTATATTACACTCATAGACTCTACATTTAAATTACTATTCACATGATTTTTTTGCAGCGGTTCCTCATCTTCTGGCTGAGGTGAAAGCTGAGGTAGAATTATATATCACTGGTGGTCTCAGCTTCAAGAAATGTTGTCTGTTAAAGATTTTGACCTGATGCAGAGTGTACCCAGGGTGGGCTAGTGTCTAATGCCTAGGGATGTAGAGCTTTGTGGcaccagagaaaatgaaatgcagagaaGGTTATTCACAGTCCTGTACTCAagtaattttcctttgtttttcaggtCTCAGAAACTGAAAGACTTTCATATGTGGGGAATAACTTTGGCAGCGGAGCTATGAAATGTAATTCCCTATGCAGGTATGGATTACTAGCAAAATGGGGGCACAAACTTGGAGGCAGAAGCAGAGGTGTTGCTTAAACACGAAGTTCCTGGTAGCCTTTTTTAGATGTGGCTCAGGATTTAAATGTGGCTCATGGAGGCTGTGATTTGATTTGTTGGGAGACTCCAGCATCTGGCAGCTGCATATTTGGTGCACTTTACATCCCTTTGGAAGTTGTGATGTTTCATACAGTTTGTGTTTGAAGAGgtcttcagaaggaaaaggtgaGGAGATGATTTGATGTAGTTGAGATGTATGAATAATAGTTTTGTTATTAAGAAGCTATAAAGCTAATGTTAAGAAATTGCCAAGAtcatctgctgctgcccaggtgCCTTCTGGGTCATTAATCACCATTTAACTTCAGGGCCACAGCATGGTGTTGCTATGTGAAATAACAAGCTGCCTCACACTGTAAAAAGAACACTGGTGAAATCACCAGCATTTACATGTCCTGGTGTAAGAATATGACCTTTGTGGTGTTGGGGCAGATACCAATGGTCTCTTCTAGGTATCCTGTATGGGAAATCTTTCTCAGTCTCTAACAGAACCACCACCAAAAGGGCAGAGAGCCAGTGTGAAATAATCTTGCCTTGTTATACCCAAAGgtgtttattttctcctttgatGCACATTATTGCTCCTACTAGCCTACACAAgactgaaatacatttaatgtGTATGTCAGGATCTTGGTACCAAGTGTTTTGCTCTGTAGATCCACTCCATTTGACCCACGTGGTTTGCTTGCATAAGTCATCTCTTCCCTAGTTGGACTGTACTGATGTGATTTGTATGTGACTAGTTAAAGTGCATTTCTTTACAGAGGTGGTATTTAGACTCTGGGACAGGTTTACTAGGGGGCTGGTtgatgccccaagcctgtcagtgtttgagAGGTATTTGGGCAAtgcccttaataacatgctttaacttttggtcagccctgagTTGGTCAGGCAGTTGCACTAGATGATCACTATAGTCTCCTTCCAGCAGAAATTCTCTATTCTGTAAAAGGAACAGATTTCACCTCTGCAAATAGTCTGTCAAAATAATACTAATACTActctttgctcttttctctgGGAAGTGAAACACTGAGAACTGTACCTTCAGATGTAACAGTCTTCAGTTTAAGATACTGTAGCTGAAAAAAGACATCAAGGAGCTTATTTTGTTGAGTTTGAAAGATAAATTTAGTTTTCTGAGTATGTGTGGTACAGATATCAATGCAGTATTATTTCTAGGCATATTAGTGGTCTTATCTCTGGGCACTGATTAAGACATGGTTTTAATGGCTTAAGTTGTTCTTACCTGCACCTTTGAAGATCATGAGCTATGGACATTAACAAGGCAAGCTAACTGCTGATAATATGTTCAGCTTCAGGTATTAGTTTTGCATTAGATATGCACAAGCCTCAGGATCCACAGGCAAGAATCAGTTAAgtaatttcttgcttttctttcaagttttcCCACACCATCCTTCTGTCCCTTTTCTCCCACATCTGCTTCAGCTGCATGTATGAGGATTTCCTCCAGTGGATCCATTCCTATAGCTCTTAGCAGCTGTTAGCCTAAAGATGTGCATTCACAACTGGTCGAGTAAGTGTAACAGGGAGCAGAAACTAGCTCTGATCAAACTGCCCTCTTTATTCTGAGTGGAAAGTCTTTATTCTGAGTTGAGCCCACCCAGCCTCTTGGCTTCCTGGGACAGCAGGAACTGCCCAGAAATCCTTTCTGGCCAGGAGGTGCTGAGGTTCCCACTGTATGTGGGCAGCTCCTCTGAGAGCATAGAGTGttgctgtcactgcagcaggcagcctGTTGTGCATGTGGGTTTTTGCTTCAGGAAGTGTGTTTTGACTTCTAGGAAAACGTTATGGACTGGAAGAAGTTCAGGTACCAGTCAGAAGGGTTCATATGGAATGAACTCTTCCAGCTGGATAAGAAACTGGTGCAGATGATAACTTCATCCACGTGAGCCAAGGGTGACATACAGCCTGTTCTTGGTGGGTCATGAGGCATAGTGAGGAGCTGCATATATATCATTCGGGCTTGCCCCTCTGAGATGTGGGATGCAAAGGAAGTTACCTGAGAGAAATTATCATATTTCAGAAATGGCAAAGTCACATTTCCAAGGAGCTCTGAGGACTTAAAAGTGACTTGTACTAAGCAGAGAACTGGCCACAGGGAACcaaagctttaaaaacacaggCAACTGCATAGAAGCACTATACATAACATATATATAACATAGAAGATAAACCAAAGGTTCTGGCACatcaaaaaaggcaaaagaatatAGCATTCTGGAGCTAATTTAGTTGTCATGAAACTTCTACATTTACTTAGGGCAACAAGtctttatgtttttatatatgtgcatgtgtgcgGTAACTCATTTTACTGTGACATTCTAAATGTGCTTGGAAAACTTGTATTTGCAAAGCAGCATAATTGGCAGAGGGTGAGGAATACACATGGCTTTGcactatatattttaaaacatcagttCCACTGGACTGTCTCTCACTAATGATTTGCCCGTCTTCTTCCCAGGTATTTTATTGGTGTGGTAGACAAGGACTCTGGGCAAATGGAAGTGTATAATGCTGAAATATTCAACAtgcagcctttgctgtcagGTAAGAAGATACTGTGTTTAAACCCAGCACCAGAGTCACAGCATGCTAGACCTATGTATGCATTCAGCTACTGACTGCTTGATTGCTGACagcaaaacttgttttcttcctggctgctctttcttcctcatttctgcCTTATTCCCTTAGCGTGAAGGAAGGAGGATACATTATACTCTCCTTCCGAAGCACTGAATGAtgtgaaaatgggaaataaatcaAGGTGAATTTTAGGGTGGATGTTAACCAGAGTGCATTATGGGTGGGAGGCTGGAGGTTCTGGAGTTGGTAGCAAAGTTGTCACTGTTCAGAATAGTGTAGCCTTGTCTAGGTGTGCTCTACTGAAGGAAGCCTAGAAATTGTCAGGTCAAGGGACTGGatcactggaaaaaacaaaacagcttttcttcagcAGGTCTTTTAGGAGCTTATTTTTCCCCTGTGCTGCAGTCCATGTGTTATGCTCACGGACTTTATAACAATAATTGGCCtgtctttccttttgtgttCTAGGTGCATACTCTCTTATTCGATGTGTTCTGTAATTGACAAAGTCCTGTGGAGGAGATCTTGAAGTGATGTGCTAAGTGTTTTAGTAATGGATTAGAGCTAAAGGGATACCAAAAAAATGTGCTGTTCTTGCTTCTGCAATCCAAGCATACtaacttttgttcttttatagATAACTTAGTACCTGATGACACAAAGGATTATCAGAATAAATCTTACAGGGAGAAGGTAAAGTTGAAATACTGTATCATATTCTGCTGTGATACCACTGACAGTGGCAGATGATACTTATCTGAGACTGTGATGTTTGGTTTACTGCTGGGTAAACCTGTGTAGTTTCAGGACTCCCCCTGTGCCTTATAGGTCTATGAGGTAGTGCATTATTGGTGCCTACCTTGCAGAATTGTCACAATTGTTTTAGGTTTGATTGCAATCTCAGTTACTTTCTGACCCTTGTGAATCAGTGCTTGTTGCATGATTGAGTTGTGCCCAGTGAAATACTTGAAGTTTTCTTAAGAGAGTGTGAATGTGGAACAAGTGGTGGTTAGCTGAGTTTTCTTCATGTGTGCAAAGTGTCTGCAGTTCAGCAGTGTGTTTCAGTTTGCATCTTTCTTGCCTAGATGGATTTGTGCATTGAGGCCTTTGGTACGAGCAAGCAGAAGCGAGCTCTGAACTCTCGGCGAATGAATGCAGTGGGCAGTGATATTTTGAACACAGCTgtgacaaaagcagcagcagacattATAGATGCAAAGGGAGTAACAGGTAATATTATTGTCTCAGGGGTTTAATTAAGGCAAtcagaagtttctttttctgtctcttccttgCGAAGTATggtgagaaaaagaaagggttgTCTTTGAGTGACCAAggaggcagctggagaagggCCCATGTGGAAGAACTCACAGGTCTTTATAGTGGAAAAGGAGCTACTTCCTTCTGATCCTGCTAGTCTTGCTGTGGGAGTTGCCTGAAGGAGGAAAGATTACTGTGGCATTAATGTCCCTGGCCATTACTGGGAGCTCTTCTGGGATTTCCTGTGATTCAGTGTTCTGGGATAAAGGCAGTGTGTTCACCTGGTGTGAACTGAGACACTGAACATGCATTAAGGGGAACTGTACCACTGGCTTCACAGTGGCATGTCTATGTAAAATGATCTGTGTCCTAAATCAGGTCACAGCCCCATCAAGTGCAATCCCATGTGCTGTTGTGAGATAGGTTGATGAACTTAGGCTTCTGCTATGGAGGAGCCTGCAGCAAATAGGCAGTCTGCCATGTGCTTAGTTATTGTCACTATTGCAGGGAACATTCACTCTCCAAAGCATCATATTGAGCTGAAGCTTCAAGAAAAGTTGATAACCCCACTACTGAGTGCTGGTGAAGCTGCATCTGTATCATGTTATCCAGCCTATGCTACCCTGTCCTGATCAAGAGGGAGGTGAAGAAATGCCACGCTACTTGCAGGCAGGGGCCATGCAACTGACAAGGAGAGGTAGAAGGAGCTGAGCTTGGTTAGTCTGATAAAGAGGAGGCCAATGAGGATGTAACAGCAGCCCACAGCTACCTGAAGGGCAGTCAGAGCTAAACCCTTTTCAGCAGTACCAGGCAATACAAGAATCAATAGCACAAGCTGCAGCAGTACCTGAACCTTGGGAGGACCAGATGGGAGACTGGGGGAGCTGTCTTGCCTTGGAGGATTGTGGAGCCCTGGAACACATCCCAGAGAGGTGTAGACTCATCATCCTTGGCACTTCCAAGCATTGGGAGGACAAATCTAGGGTTGCACTGATACTGTGCTGTAGACAGCACTACTCTGAGCAGGAGATTTGACAGCTCCTTTCCACTAGTGCTGGGATTGTGAGTTTCATTGGCTATGAATGGGAGAGATGTCTGTTGACTATAGAATTTATCAGCTCTCATCCCTTCTGTTCCAGCTGGATAGTATCTGTGCTCTTGGAGCTGCTTTGTGCCAAATGGCTCTCCAGTGGAACCCCTAGTGCAAAAAACATGTACTGTCCACCCCTCAGGCaagaggtgcagcagcagcaaccagtTTGTCTTGGTGCAgtagatttttatcttttctggaGAGGCTTTTCTAAATTTTAAGGAGCAGGAAGTCCTTGGTGGAAATGATGACACCATGCTAAACCCAGGATGCTGAGTACATAGCAGGCATGTGAGAAGCTATTAACTTTTCTGTGCCTACAGGAGTGCTTTCTTTACAGTCACCACCTCCATGTGtcaggaacaaaacaaaatggggAAGAGCTGTGGCCTTTCCTTACTACTGTCCCAAGTGAAATAAACTGAACTGGTGTTTTAAACTAGTGATTAAACTGCTGTTGATGCAAGAACCACCATTGAGTAGACTTGTATTTAAAGAAAGGATTTGAGTTGTGGTCATGTTCTcggtggttttgtttgtatggtacaaatacttttctttcctgcttccctCCAAAGCTCTGATCCAGGATGTGGCCCAAGATGATGTACAGAACATCTCTACCTTCCTTCCACCATGTAATGAAGATGCTgacaaaccagaaaatgtttACAAGTTTGAGGACAGTATCTTTTTCTGTGGCATAGTGGTTTCTTATACAACTGTAAGCCTCGATGTCAGTGATCTGACATGTGGGAGTGAGTGTTGCAAAGTGTGTGAATGAGCCAAGCCTTCTTCCCTCGCAAGCCAAAAGCTGTGAGCAGGGACACAATGCATTGAGTtttctcctgtatcctgctaCAAGAGCTACAAGAGAGCAGGATGCTGTGCCTTGCTGTTGGTACTAGTTTGACTGAGATTAGGAATGAGGTTGGCTATGCAGACATGACCTGGGGTACAGTTACAGTCCTTTAGAGACTTTTGTTGTTGGTCAGCTTCCAAGTGTTGTAGTTACATCCTGCCtgtttataatttaattttgttcttccCTGCCCCATATCTCCTAAAATTAGAATATAGCTTATCTCATTGTGAGCTGTTCAGACCAGAAAGGAGAGCAAAggcattttgttcttttctttaaaatccctCCAGTTCTGTCCCCAGCAGAATATGAAGCATTGCGgattccagcagcagcttttgttAACATCACTCCAGAAGAAATCAccaagaaaacacaagagaGAAGGTAATGCTGCTACAAACAGCCTTGTAATAGTCTAGATGTGCCCTGTAAAGCTGTAGTTTATCTATGGGTCAGGATGGCTACTGCTGCCAGCTTCAATGTACCCAGGCTGACCTTTTCAGTGCAGAGGGAGGACATTTGATCCATCCACAGCTTAGCAACATTTACCCTGGGGAGTATGTGGTATAATTTTATACATGTGAGGAAACTGTGTGCACAGCGCATGGTTCCTCTTTGGGGAACTGATTGCAGTGGAAGAGAGTGGAGAAATCCTAAGTGGGGTCTGAAGGCAGGTGCCTAGAAGATGGACTACAGAACTGTACTGAACATGATACTCCCATGGCTGGGCACTGTCACAGCCAAATAGTGATTTGCTGTTGAGATTGCTGTGGCTTGGCATGGACATACATTTAGAGCTATTAGGCTGTTGTGCTAAGGGTCTGAAGTGAGCAGGAAGAGCACAAACCATGCCTGTGCTTCCTGCCTGTGTTGAAGCAGAGGTTTGTGTGCCACATGAGGAGCCTCCAGTTTCTGCAGTGCAGGGACCTTCTTAGTAGCTGCACACTAAAAGGGGCTGTCTGAACATGGTGGGCATTGACAGGAAAGTGTGCTCACAAAGCAGTCTCCTGGGCTATCCTTAGAGGTGTCCAGGGAGCAATTCTCAAACAGCTGAGCATTGAAGTTACAGGTGTGTCTTGTCCTTCTGATGATGTAAATTGATTCCTGGTTCTTTGAgcctcagcttctcctttcttcttcagccattgctgctttgttttagaAGAACTGAAGTTCCTGCCTGCTAATGAGAAGAGCAGAGATCACAAAGCCCGATGCCTCTGGTTCCTGGACACCCTTATTAAGTTCAGCTACCAGAAAGTGATCAAAACAAAGTGTAAGAGTTTTCAACTCCTCTACTTTTAATCTATGACTTTTTAATGATGAGACTTGTTTTGTAATTACTGCAGTAGAAAATTATGAAGCTGCCCAGAATGAGTTGAGTGATCAAAGAGCTAGCTAGTGGTTGAACAGCTGCAGCAGTTTCTTTCAGTCTATTTCATTCTGAGGTTGATCTCCACATTGTTGAGGGTTGCTAAATCTGCATCTGCTGGGAGATGGATGTCTGATCTTTTTTAGTTCCTTTGTAACTGGTGTGCATCAGAATGTCACCATGAGATTCTCTTTGTAGGAGACAGGGTAGCTTAGATTGGAAATTCTGAGATTCTCCCTAGTTTATCGACAGTGCTGCACTTATAAACAAGTTTTGTGTTTTCACACTTCAGTCTTAAGCCAAGAAGCTGGAAAGTGTTATCCAGCCTCCCTATTCCATGTGCGAAAGGCATTCAGTACATAATAcatcctttatctttttttttgtgcttttgtctTCATCATCCTTTGCTTATTAGTTCAGTCTGTGGGTCACAGTGATCATATCTCCGTTACATTCagtgttctgcttttaaaatgtcaggaactgctgttttcaaaatgactagacaaaatattttggttgAAATCTTCAGGACTTACCATCTTCCATAGAACTTGTATCTCCTTGTCAGTGGTGAAAATGTCATTGTTGGCATTTTCAATGTGGCGGGGTGATGGAGGAGGACATGGCAATCGTGGTTGTAAATATCCTCCTGCACTGCTGGAAACAGGAGTCACCCTGTAGAACTTAGTCAAGGATGACATGGAAATAATGGGTCTTGGGTGCTAGTAGGCGTTCATTAGTGTGGTTTCagttttaataatattttctgaCAGGACCATCTGTTGAAAGGCAGAaatctgttaaaataaatatatgtgtaGGTGCATATGCACACATTCTAGATTGTGTAGTGTTGATGTAGGAGATcacatttagaaataaaataaaagctgttagGACCCTCTTTCAGACCTGAAAAATGATGAGACCTAGAAATCAAGTGCTGAGgtttcttttgggttttctATGTTCCTGGGAAGAGTGATGAACGTCATAGTGATGGGTGTGCTATTATGGTGGCTGGAGTAGTACAAGAAAGTATATTCATTCCACTGTAAAATCCT
Proteins encoded:
- the POLR1E gene encoding DNA-directed RNA polymerase I subunit RPA49, yielding MATATWRYRGDPGSEQPAVLVRFSNGRLQRTGSMRFTVYQNRDTAHHRKKHRRILVSETERLSYVGNNFGSGAMKCNSLCRYFIGVVDKDSGQMEVYNAEIFNMQPLLSDNLVPDDTKDYQNKSYREKMDLCIEAFGTSKQKRALNSRRMNAVGSDILNTAVTKAAADIIDAKGVTALIQDVAQDDVQNISTFLPPCNEDADKPENVYKFEDILSPAEYEALRIPAAAFVNITPEEITKKTQERSHCCFVLEELKFLPANEKSRDHKARCLWFLDTLIKFSYQKVIKTKYPMGPECPQIISRKLMKNFTSLTYNNSSVQNLISASMKAKITAYVIALALHINNFQIDLTVLQNDLKLQESRMMDIAKAMRLKVSKAKGLPEFENDQNHKLGTLSLPLPMQKASGNQKKRKKMN